From a region of the Nonlabens sp. Hel1_33_55 genome:
- a CDS encoding SusC/RagA family TonB-linked outer membrane protein, with protein sequence MNQKLKIATLLLLLPLFALAQTVRGTVTDASTNLPVLGASVVVQGTSNGTSTDFDGNYTLNNVPEDGIIVISYLGYATQEIPYTGQQTLNIALAEDAAQLDAIVLIGYGEVRQENVTAAQTTVSDEEFNKGAVVSPGSLIAGKAAGVQVTAATGRPGDGPRIRVRAGSTLSANADPLYVVDGIPLDSRNANLNTINPADIESFTILKDASATAIYGNRASNGVILITTKKGKFNRELQIGYNVQFAIDKNTDDVDVLTGGQFKTLVNEIGTAEDIALLGNASTDWQDRIYQTATRAIHNITLSKGYENTSWRANLGYTNQNGTLKTSGYERASINASVIQNLFNDDLKLTLSVQGALEDINSADEGAIGSSIDFDPTQPVFDPNGPNGFFEYFQNNGTVDPLAPRNPLGLLNSLDAGTTNDQIRTTLQADYQIPGVDGLTLNGTAGIDYNEFDTFSNRLPNSGVGLTTGALNSSSNGFRVNQLLNGRVDYKTDLENLDSSLELTVGSSYQEFRRESVSFSQDNTGAPVQPFNAFNKNVLISYFGRAIFDIKDLLVLSASISRDGTSRFSPDNRWGTFGGASAGLKLTNLDFVQESGFVSQLKLRGGYGVTGQQDIGEDFLFIPRSTPSTDQARVQIGDRFFTTVRPELTVDLKWEETSQWNVGLDYGFFDNRLSGSVDLYTRDTEDLLQFGPLAAGSLGNFALQNVGSTRSRGLELAASLDLIRAEDFNWEIGGNLTFNEIEITDLSLGENDAPVPQTPVGGAGFNNFIQEWAVGADPTAFVVYRQVYGPDGNPLDGIFVDRNGDNVINSDDRVRYKKGNPDAFFGFTSNFNYKRFDMNFTLRGAVGGYNYNNVRASRENADAITENPGNWLNNSTDGILNDRFSSAPLNLLFSSEYIEKSDFLRLDNLSLGYTFNTDKIGIRASVTGTNLFVITDYSGLDPEIGNGVDQAIFPRSRGVIFGLNFEF encoded by the coding sequence ATGAACCAAAAATTAAAAATTGCAACGTTATTACTCTTATTACCTCTATTTGCCCTAGCGCAGACGGTAAGAGGAACTGTAACGGACGCTTCAACCAACCTTCCCGTTTTGGGAGCATCTGTTGTTGTACAAGGAACCAGTAATGGAACTTCAACAGATTTTGACGGTAATTACACCCTTAATAATGTTCCTGAAGATGGAATAATTGTTATCAGCTATTTGGGATATGCCACACAAGAGATTCCTTATACAGGTCAACAAACGCTCAACATCGCCCTTGCAGAAGATGCTGCACAGTTAGATGCCATTGTTTTAATAGGTTATGGTGAAGTTCGCCAAGAGAACGTAACAGCCGCGCAGACTACTGTAAGCGATGAGGAATTCAACAAAGGTGCAGTTGTTTCTCCGGGCTCATTAATTGCTGGTAAAGCAGCTGGTGTGCAGGTTACAGCAGCTACAGGTCGTCCTGGTGACGGACCTAGAATTAGAGTACGTGCCGGATCGACATTAAGTGCAAATGCTGATCCTTTATATGTAGTAGATGGTATACCTCTAGATTCTAGAAATGCCAATTTGAACACTATCAACCCGGCAGATATTGAAAGCTTTACCATTCTCAAGGATGCAAGTGCCACTGCTATTTATGGTAACCGTGCCTCAAACGGAGTTATTCTCATTACTACTAAAAAAGGGAAATTTAATCGTGAGTTGCAAATAGGATACAATGTTCAATTTGCTATTGACAAAAATACTGATGATGTTGACGTATTAACTGGAGGTCAGTTTAAGACTTTAGTAAATGAGATTGGTACAGCAGAAGATATTGCTTTATTAGGAAACGCAAGTACTGACTGGCAGGATCGAATTTATCAAACCGCAACTAGAGCAATTCACAATATCACACTTTCTAAAGGTTATGAAAACACTTCATGGAGAGCTAATTTAGGTTATACCAATCAAAACGGTACGCTTAAAACTTCAGGCTATGAAAGAGCAAGTATTAACGCTAGTGTTATACAAAATCTCTTTAATGATGATTTAAAATTAACTTTATCTGTACAAGGTGCATTAGAAGATATTAATAGCGCAGATGAAGGAGCTATAGGAAGTTCTATCGATTTTGATCCAACACAACCAGTGTTTGATCCTAATGGCCCTAATGGTTTTTTTGAATATTTTCAAAACAATGGAACTGTAGATCCATTAGCGCCTAGAAACCCACTAGGCTTATTGAATAGCTTAGATGCTGGAACAACTAACGATCAGATTAGAACTACTCTACAGGCAGATTACCAAATACCAGGTGTAGATGGTTTGACCCTAAATGGAACAGCAGGTATAGATTATAATGAGTTCGACACTTTTTCAAACAGGCTACCTAACTCTGGTGTAGGCCTTACAACAGGTGCTCTTAATTCAAGTTCTAACGGTTTTAGAGTAAATCAGCTATTAAATGGTCGTGTAGATTATAAAACTGATTTAGAAAATCTGGATTCTTCGCTAGAATTAACCGTAGGAAGTAGCTACCAAGAATTTAGAAGAGAAAGCGTAAGCTTTAGTCAGGATAATACTGGAGCTCCAGTTCAACCATTTAATGCATTTAATAAAAATGTATTGATTTCATATTTTGGTCGTGCAATATTCGATATTAAAGATCTATTAGTTTTATCGGCTAGTATTTCTAGAGATGGTACCTCAAGATTTTCACCTGATAACAGATGGGGAACCTTTGGAGGTGCAAGTGCAGGTCTTAAATTGACTAATCTTGACTTTGTTCAAGAAAGTGGATTTGTTTCCCAGCTTAAATTAAGAGGTGGTTACGGTGTTACTGGTCAACAAGATATAGGTGAAGATTTCTTATTTATTCCAAGATCCACACCTAGTACAGATCAAGCAAGAGTTCAAATAGGAGATCGTTTCTTCACAACCGTGAGACCAGAATTAACTGTTGATTTGAAATGGGAAGAAACTAGTCAATGGAATGTAGGTTTAGATTATGGCTTCTTTGATAATCGATTAAGCGGATCTGTTGACTTATATACACGTGATACTGAAGACTTACTCCAATTCGGTCCTTTAGCTGCTGGATCTTTAGGGAATTTTGCTTTGCAAAACGTTGGATCGACTAGAAGTAGAGGTTTGGAACTCGCTGCAAGTCTTGATTTAATAAGAGCTGAAGATTTCAACTGGGAAATAGGAGGAAACTTGACTTTTAATGAGATCGAAATTACTGACCTTTCTCTAGGAGAAAATGACGCACCAGTACCACAAACGCCAGTTGGTGGTGCAGGTTTCAACAACTTCATTCAAGAATGGGCTGTTGGCGCAGATCCTACCGCATTTGTTGTTTATAGACAAGTTTATGGTCCTGACGGAAACCCCTTGGACGGAATTTTCGTAGATAGAAATGGTGACAACGTGATTAATAGTGATGACAGAGTTCGCTATAAGAAAGGAAATCCTGATGCCTTCTTTGGTTTTACCTCTAATTTCAACTACAAGAGATTTGACATGAACTTTACTTTACGTGGTGCTGTAGGAGGTTATAACTATAATAATGTGAGAGCTTCACGTGAAAATGCAGATGCGATCACGGAAAATCCTGGCAATTGGTTAAATAATTCCACAGATGGAATTTTGAATGACCGCTTCTCTAGCGCTCCACTAAACCTATTGTTTTC
- a CDS encoding LacI family DNA-binding transcriptional regulator codes for MAQKLTLKKIAQDLNVSISTVSKALRDSHEISVETRDKIKDYAKKYNYKPNNIALSLKNQKTKKIGIIIPEIVHHFFATVISGIEKVANEKGYQVIICLSGESFDKEVVNMDMLANGSIDGFIMSLSKETLERQDFHHLREVLNQGMPIVMFDRVVDSIACDKIIIDDVAAAQSATDFLLRKGKKNLGIISTVDYVSVGKLRTQGFKDALVKRGIKFKESSVLKIEDAENCTKSIEKFLKQGNYDGVVAVNELFAVTASKALKKMGKSIPDDVAIIAFTDGMLSKYASPTLTTIGQKGEDMGGLAAAKLIERLESKHDMEESYETVIVKTSLVERESTPR; via the coding sequence ATGGCTCAAAAGCTTACCTTAAAGAAAATTGCACAGGACTTAAACGTGTCTATTTCTACTGTTTCCAAAGCATTGCGGGATTCGCACGAGATTAGTGTGGAAACTAGAGATAAGATTAAGGACTATGCAAAAAAATACAACTACAAGCCTAACAACATTGCGTTAAGCCTTAAAAATCAAAAGACTAAAAAGATAGGGATTATTATTCCTGAGATCGTCCATCACTTCTTTGCTACTGTAATTTCTGGAATAGAAAAGGTTGCCAACGAGAAAGGTTACCAAGTAATTATCTGTTTATCTGGTGAAAGTTTTGATAAAGAGGTCGTTAACATGGATATGCTGGCAAATGGTAGTATTGACGGATTTATAATGAGCCTTTCAAAGGAAACTCTTGAACGTCAGGACTTTCATCATTTAAGAGAGGTTCTTAATCAAGGAATGCCTATCGTAATGTTTGATAGGGTTGTAGACTCAATTGCCTGCGATAAAATTATTATAGATGATGTGGCCGCTGCACAAAGCGCGACAGACTTCCTTTTGCGTAAGGGCAAGAAAAATCTAGGCATCATCTCTACCGTTGACTATGTAAGTGTAGGTAAATTAAGGACTCAAGGCTTTAAGGATGCACTTGTGAAAAGAGGTATTAAGTTCAAAGAATCCAGTGTTTTAAAAATTGAGGATGCAGAGAATTGTACGAAAAGTATCGAAAAATTCCTCAAACAAGGAAACTATGATGGTGTTGTCGCTGTGAATGAACTCTTTGCTGTGACTGCTAGTAAGGCTCTTAAAAAGATGGGTAAATCCATTCCTGATGACGTCGCAATTATCGCTTTTACTGATGGTATGTTAAGCAAGTATGCCAGTCCAACCTTGACAACCATAGGTCAAAAAGGTGAAGATATGGGCGGTCTGGCTGCTGCAAAATTGATAGAAAGGCTCGAAAGTAAGCACGATATGGAGGAGAGTTACGAAACCGTTATCGTAAAAACTTCGCTAGTAGAACGTGAATCTACGCCTCGATAA
- a CDS encoding MFS transporter codes for MQKPKLGFWDIWNMSFGFLGIQFGFALQGSTMSRIFETLGASKDNIPMLWIAAPLAGLIVQPIIGYLSDNTWHKTLGRRRPFFLLGAILSSIALLFMPFSSEVWMAAGLLLVLDASINISMEPFRALVADKLPESQRSYGFVVQTLIIGVGTWIASNLPKFLNNTLNISNEAAPGVVPDSVKIAFGVGALVFITSILVTIFTTKEYSPEEMAAFDDAGEPEEKKGMWETISSTYALMPTIMKKLGVVQFFSWFAFFAMWTLANPALTEHIYNAPKPDVKNFAQLDNNDEVLLDANQATLFLDQARADDYATQDKAYNEASDDVGSKMGIYGLSSMAFALLLTFYTAYNSINRKVVHMASLILGGAGFLLMFFIPGEPGMLVLCFALVGIAWGSILSMPYAMLSSSVDSSKMGLMMGVFNMFIVIPQIIAALGGVVLLHNLIGEESIHAMTIAGIFLILAAFSNLLITNKKAITYQPSITNE; via the coding sequence ATGCAAAAACCTAAGTTAGGTTTCTGGGATATCTGGAACATGAGTTTCGGTTTTCTCGGTATACAATTCGGTTTTGCCCTTCAGGGTTCTACCATGTCCCGTATTTTTGAAACTTTGGGAGCCAGCAAGGATAATATACCTATGCTGTGGATTGCTGCACCGCTTGCAGGATTGATCGTTCAACCCATTATAGGATATTTGAGTGACAATACCTGGCATAAAACGTTGGGTCGTCGCAGACCTTTCTTTCTGTTGGGTGCTATCCTTAGTAGTATTGCCTTGTTGTTTATGCCATTTTCTTCAGAGGTATGGATGGCAGCCGGACTACTTCTTGTTCTTGACGCATCCATTAATATTAGCATGGAGCCTTTTCGTGCATTAGTAGCAGATAAGCTACCAGAATCACAACGCAGTTACGGTTTTGTTGTACAAACATTAATTATAGGAGTTGGAACATGGATCGCCAGTAATTTGCCGAAGTTCCTAAACAACACATTAAACATATCAAACGAGGCAGCTCCAGGAGTCGTTCCAGACTCCGTTAAGATCGCCTTCGGTGTTGGAGCTCTTGTTTTTATTACATCGATACTCGTTACCATTTTTACTACCAAAGAGTACTCTCCAGAAGAAATGGCAGCATTTGATGATGCTGGCGAGCCAGAAGAGAAAAAAGGAATGTGGGAAACCATTTCCTCAACCTATGCATTGATGCCCACGATCATGAAAAAATTGGGAGTTGTTCAATTCTTTTCATGGTTTGCTTTTTTTGCGATGTGGACTCTGGCAAATCCAGCGTTGACAGAACATATATACAACGCACCTAAACCTGATGTGAAAAACTTCGCACAGCTGGATAATAATGACGAGGTACTTCTCGATGCAAATCAAGCGACTCTATTTCTAGATCAAGCAAGAGCGGATGATTATGCGACACAGGATAAAGCTTACAATGAAGCGTCTGATGATGTAGGTTCAAAAATGGGAATCTATGGATTGTCCTCTATGGCATTTGCGCTGTTACTCACATTTTACACCGCGTATAACAGCATCAATAGGAAGGTTGTTCACATGGCGAGTTTGATTTTGGGAGGCGCGGGATTTCTACTCATGTTCTTCATACCAGGCGAGCCAGGAATGCTTGTTCTATGTTTTGCACTAGTCGGTATTGCTTGGGGAAGCATTCTGTCCATGCCATACGCCATGTTATCCAGTAGTGTGGATAGTTCAAAAATGGGATTGATGATGGGTGTTTTCAATATGTTCATTGTGATTCCGCAAATAATTGCGGCACTTGGTGGCGTGGTTTTACTCCATAATCTAATTGGAGAAGAGTCGATTCATGCGATGACTATTGCGGGTATATTCCTGATTTTGGCGGCATTCTCTAACCTTTTGATCACCAATAAAAAAGCTATAACCTATCAACCATCGATTACCAATGAGTAA
- the pgmB gene encoding beta-phosphoglucomutase yields MSKKAFIFDLDGVVVDTAKFHFVAWQKLAAELGIAFAEAENEQLKGVSRVRSLEKILAWGNKTIDQETFDRKLIQKNEEYLEMVETLTQDDILPGVHDFLLRLRESEQPIALGSASKNARPILKKLGIHDLFDAIVDGTDVSKAKPDPEVFLKACDLLDMPSKNAIVFEDSISGVQAANNAGMISIGLGEVKNLSEADEVFESFLEMPANYQEQLLNKTK; encoded by the coding sequence ATGAGTAAAAAAGCATTCATATTTGATCTGGATGGCGTCGTTGTCGATACGGCCAAATTTCACTTTGTAGCCTGGCAAAAACTGGCAGCAGAATTGGGTATCGCTTTCGCGGAAGCAGAAAATGAGCAGCTCAAAGGAGTTTCAAGAGTCCGTTCGTTAGAGAAAATTCTTGCATGGGGAAATAAGACAATTGATCAAGAAACCTTTGATCGTAAGTTGATTCAGAAAAATGAAGAATACCTTGAAATGGTGGAGACCTTAACCCAAGATGATATTCTACCTGGAGTACATGATTTTTTGTTACGCTTACGCGAAAGCGAACAACCTATAGCTCTAGGAAGTGCCAGTAAAAATGCTAGGCCTATCCTAAAGAAATTGGGAATTCACGACCTATTCGATGCGATTGTCGATGGAACAGATGTCAGCAAAGCCAAACCAGATCCAGAAGTATTCCTTAAAGCATGCGATTTGCTTGACATGCCGTCAAAAAATGCGATTGTATTTGAGGACAGTATTTCAGGAGTTCAAGCCGCCAATAATGCTGGAATGATCAGCATAGGTTTGGGAGAAGTAAAAAATTTAAGCGAGGCAGATGAAGTTTTTGAAAGCTTTTTAGAAATGCCCGCCAATTATCAAGAACAGTTATTGAATAAAACGAAGTAA
- a CDS encoding glycoside hydrolase family 65 protein, producing MSREYIKPNAWSIIEEGWNPDLVKSSESLFSIGNGAMGQRANFEESYSGESFQGSYLAGVYYPDKTRVGWWKNGYPEYFAKVLNAPNYIGIDIFIDGESLDLAKVEKSKVRNYRRELNMKEGWYERTFELDITADKTIKVTARRFLCMNLDELAVINYSVKAVKGHMRISFQPYIDAGITNEDTNWDDKFWEVEDLQSTDHQGFIRSRTNKTNFYVCTYMQSELYKNGEHVQYADHFDKNDTVVRHKIATEISEGETATLIKYAGYTSSLNYEHFEILNAAKRVLHTAIEKGYTQLLQDQKEAWAQIWSMADIAIEGDLKAQQGIRFNIFQLNQTYSGKDARLNIGPKGFTGEKYGGSTYWDTEAYCIPFYMATKDQQVARNLLKYRYEQLDKAIENAEKLGFSNGAALYPMVTMNGEECHNEWEITFEEIHRNGAMVFAIHNYVKYTGDYSYIPEMGLEVMIAIARFWHQRATYSQHAKKYMILGVTGPNEYENNVNNNWYTNYLAKWCIEQAINHLDKVKSGHNDDYQRIVGLTKVTNGELTSWLDVAQNMYEPYDEELGVYLQQDGFLDKEIIPVSDLKSSQRPINQKWSWDRILRSCYIKQADVLQGFYFFEDHFTKEELEKHFNFYEPLTVHESSLSPCVHSIQAAHLGRMDQAYEFYLRTSRLDLDDYNHEVEEGCHITSMAGTWMSIVEGFGGLKIVNDIPSFTTRLPEQWKSFSFKINFRDQILKVHVTAHQTTVTLEGDSTQDIIVNGEEIRLEPATVKA from the coding sequence ATGAGTCGAGAATATATAAAACCTAACGCGTGGTCCATTATTGAAGAAGGCTGGAATCCTGACTTAGTCAAGTCTAGTGAGAGCCTATTCTCCATAGGTAATGGTGCTATGGGTCAACGTGCAAATTTTGAAGAATCCTATTCTGGTGAAAGCTTTCAGGGAAGTTACCTAGCGGGCGTTTATTATCCTGATAAAACGAGAGTAGGCTGGTGGAAAAATGGATATCCAGAGTATTTCGCCAAAGTTTTAAATGCACCTAATTATATAGGTATCGATATTTTCATTGATGGAGAATCTCTGGATCTAGCAAAGGTTGAAAAATCAAAGGTTCGCAATTACCGTCGTGAACTCAACATGAAAGAAGGATGGTACGAGCGCACTTTTGAACTTGACATTACTGCTGATAAAACCATTAAAGTTACAGCGCGCAGATTTTTGTGCATGAACCTAGATGAACTCGCGGTTATCAATTATAGTGTGAAAGCCGTAAAGGGCCATATGCGTATTTCCTTCCAACCTTATATTGATGCAGGAATCACTAACGAAGATACCAATTGGGACGATAAGTTCTGGGAAGTAGAAGATTTACAATCTACAGATCATCAAGGTTTCATACGTAGCCGTACCAATAAAACCAACTTTTACGTTTGTACTTACATGCAATCAGAATTGTATAAAAATGGGGAGCACGTGCAGTATGCAGACCATTTTGACAAAAACGATACGGTTGTTAGACATAAAATTGCTACTGAAATATCTGAAGGAGAAACTGCAACCTTAATTAAGTATGCAGGATATACTTCAAGCCTCAATTATGAGCATTTTGAAATTCTAAATGCTGCAAAGCGTGTTTTGCATACGGCAATTGAAAAGGGATACACACAATTATTACAAGATCAAAAGGAGGCATGGGCACAAATATGGTCTATGGCAGATATCGCTATTGAAGGCGATTTAAAAGCACAACAAGGTATTCGATTCAATATTTTCCAGCTGAATCAGACCTATTCTGGTAAGGATGCTCGCTTAAATATTGGCCCTAAAGGATTTACAGGTGAAAAATATGGCGGGTCTACCTATTGGGATACTGAGGCATATTGCATACCTTTCTACATGGCTACCAAAGATCAACAGGTCGCCAGAAATTTACTGAAATATAGGTATGAGCAGCTAGACAAGGCCATTGAGAATGCCGAGAAATTGGGATTCTCCAATGGAGCTGCTCTGTATCCTATGGTAACCATGAATGGCGAGGAATGCCATAACGAATGGGAAATTACCTTTGAAGAAATCCACCGCAACGGCGCGATGGTTTTTGCCATCCACAACTACGTAAAATATACAGGTGACTACTCTTACATCCCAGAAATGGGTCTGGAAGTCATGATCGCTATCGCCAGATTCTGGCACCAGCGAGCCACATATTCCCAGCACGCAAAGAAATACATGATCCTTGGCGTTACTGGTCCTAATGAATATGAGAATAACGTAAACAACAACTGGTACACCAACTATTTAGCAAAATGGTGTATTGAGCAAGCCATTAATCACCTTGACAAGGTGAAAAGTGGTCATAACGACGACTATCAGAGAATCGTAGGCTTGACTAAAGTGACGAACGGTGAATTAACTTCTTGGTTGGATGTTGCTCAAAACATGTATGAACCCTACGATGAGGAATTGGGCGTTTACCTTCAGCAAGATGGATTTTTGGATAAGGAAATCATACCGGTTTCTGATCTTAAATCATCTCAACGACCTATCAACCAGAAATGGTCCTGGGATCGCATTTTGCGCAGTTGTTACATAAAACAGGCAGACGTACTTCAAGGATTCTACTTTTTTGAGGATCATTTCACTAAAGAAGAATTGGAGAAACACTTCAATTTTTACGAGCCGTTAACGGTTCATGAAAGTTCTTTATCGCCATGTGTACACAGTATTCAGGCAGCACATTTGGGCCGTATGGATCAAGCCTATGAATTCTATTTGAGAACCTCTAGATTGGACCTTGATGACTATAATCACGAGGTTGAGGAAGGTTGTCACATTACCAGCATGGCAGGTACATGGATGAGTATTGTAGAAGGTTTTGGCGGGTTGAAGATTGTCAATGATATCCCTAGTTTCACTACGCGATTGCCTGAGCAATGGAAATCCTTCAGCTTTAAAATCAACTTTAGAGATCAGATTCTCAAGGTTCACGTGACGGCACATCAAACGACCGTAACCCTTGAAGGAGATAGTACTCAAGATATAATTGTAAACGGTGAAGAGATCAGATTGGAACCGGCAACTGTAAAAGCATAA
- a CDS encoding glycoside hydrolase family 97 protein translates to MKNFKYVIAALMYFAFAKASQAQTLKSPNGDFEMQFDLSQEGTPQYQLTFNGKTVIAQSSLGFDLKNDEKSLKNDFEATGFDNSTFDETWEPVWGEESKVRNHYNEMLVSLNQKATDRKMNLRFRLFDDGLGFRYEFPKQEFSYFVIEEELTQFTMTGDHKAFWIAGDFDTQEYDYTTSKLSEIRKLHAGAIGDNASQTPISPDGVQTALMMKTADGLYINLHEAALIDYSAMHLKLGEDNRTFQSWLTPDNNGDKGYMQSPLSTPWRTIIVGDEATDILASRMTYNLNEPSKIEDTSWIKPTKYIGVWWEMITGRSSWDYTDEIPAIQLGKTDYTELKPNGTHAANTDHVKEYIDFAALHGFDGVLVEGWNQGWEDWFGHSKDYVFDFVTPYPDFDVEGIHEYAKSKGVKMIMHHETSGSTRNYERHLDTAFQFMNKYDYDAVKTGYVGNVLPRGEHHYSQWINNHYQYVVEKAADYEIMINAHEAVRPTGIARTWPNMIGNESARGTEFQAFGGSKPNHTTILPFTRLIGGPMDYTPGIFEMDISKVNPENNSHGNFTLANQLGLYVTMYSPLQMAADLPENYNRFLDAFQFIKDVPVDWEISKYLEAEPGEYITIARKDKNSSSWFVGNSNGTTPRTSQMSLDFLEKGKKYMATIYADAKNAHYKDNPQAYKISTKKVTSKSKLDVFTAPGGGFGISIVEIQ, encoded by the coding sequence ATGAAAAATTTTAAATATGTAATTGCTGCGTTGATGTATTTCGCTTTCGCGAAAGCGTCACAAGCACAAACTCTCAAATCTCCCAACGGTGATTTTGAAATGCAATTTGACTTATCGCAAGAAGGCACACCACAATACCAATTGACATTCAATGGAAAAACGGTGATCGCCCAAAGTTCTCTAGGATTTGACCTGAAGAATGACGAGAAATCCTTGAAGAATGATTTTGAGGCTACAGGATTTGACAACAGCACCTTTGACGAAACCTGGGAACCAGTTTGGGGCGAGGAATCAAAAGTCCGCAATCATTATAATGAGATGCTGGTGTCCCTTAACCAAAAAGCCACCGATCGTAAGATGAACTTGCGATTTAGACTATTTGATGACGGTTTGGGTTTTAGATATGAGTTTCCAAAACAAGAATTCTCCTATTTTGTAATAGAGGAAGAGTTGACACAATTTACCATGACAGGCGATCATAAGGCATTCTGGATTGCAGGGGATTTTGACACTCAGGAATATGATTACACAACCTCAAAACTTTCTGAAATTAGGAAGTTACACGCTGGTGCGATAGGTGATAATGCTTCACAAACACCCATCTCACCAGATGGCGTTCAAACAGCACTCATGATGAAAACTGCAGACGGTTTGTATATCAACTTGCATGAAGCTGCACTTATCGACTACAGTGCGATGCACTTGAAATTGGGTGAGGATAATAGAACATTTCAATCGTGGTTGACTCCAGATAACAATGGTGATAAAGGATATATGCAATCACCATTATCAACACCGTGGCGTACGATCATTGTGGGCGATGAAGCTACAGATATATTGGCTTCCAGAATGACTTACAACCTCAATGAACCATCCAAAATCGAAGATACTTCATGGATCAAACCAACTAAGTATATAGGCGTCTGGTGGGAAATGATTACCGGTAGAAGTTCTTGGGACTATACTGATGAAATTCCTGCTATACAATTAGGAAAAACTGACTATACCGAATTAAAACCTAATGGAACCCATGCAGCAAATACGGACCATGTTAAAGAATACATCGATTTTGCAGCACTTCATGGTTTTGATGGAGTTCTTGTAGAAGGATGGAATCAAGGCTGGGAAGACTGGTTCGGTCATTCTAAGGATTATGTATTTGATTTTGTAACTCCTTATCCAGATTTTGATGTGGAAGGAATTCATGAATACGCAAAATCCAAAGGCGTTAAAATGATCATGCATCATGAGACATCAGGATCTACCCGTAATTATGAGCGTCATCTCGATACTGCCTTCCAATTCATGAATAAATATGATTATGATGCGGTAAAGACAGGTTATGTCGGTAATGTATTGCCTAGAGGCGAGCACCACTACAGCCAGTGGATCAATAATCATTATCAATATGTAGTAGAGAAAGCCGCTGATTATGAAATAATGATCAACGCTCACGAGGCAGTTAGACCAACTGGTATAGCTCGTACCTGGCCCAATATGATAGGAAATGAGTCGGCTAGAGGAACGGAATTTCAAGCGTTTGGAGGATCTAAGCCTAATCACACTACAATACTTCCATTTACAAGATTGATAGGTGGACCAATGGATTATACGCCTGGAATATTTGAAATGGATATTTCTAAAGTAAATCCAGAAAATAATTCTCACGGGAATTTCACGCTGGCAAATCAGCTAGGACTTTATGTGACCATGTACAGTCCGTTACAAATGGCAGCAGACCTTCCTGAAAATTACAACCGCTTTCTGGATGCTTTCCAATTCATCAAGGACGTTCCTGTAGATTGGGAAATCTCCAAATATCTGGAAGCCGAACCTGGCGAATACATTACCATTGCTAGAAAAGACAAAAATTCGAGCAGTTGGTTTGTAGGTAATTCAAACGGAACGACACCACGTACATCTCAAATGTCTTTGGATTTCTTGGAGAAAGGCAAAAAGTATATGGCCACCATTTATGCAGATGCTAAGAATGCACACTACAA